The following are from one region of the Nicotiana tabacum cultivar K326 chromosome 3, ASM71507v2, whole genome shotgun sequence genome:
- the LOC107779612 gene encoding histone-lysine N-methyltransferase, H3 lysine-9 specific SUVH4, protein MVVAELSGHNNDCTEVVVPRRCSARIKTLQSQQEAQRTRCRSNDDRALEKKAKAHKARKADTPATTPQAIDNDVTVTNTPNDCTNDHHHPVAEASQSQSPHVNGDGTEKSAHLRVTETVRRFNKHYLHLVQEEEIRCRRVQDEQKTKKHSKSKEAEDDGKRSSKRPDLKAISKMILAKEVLNPEKIGSIPGIDVGHQFFSRAEMVVVGFHNHWLNGIDYVGQTAGKKGEYRGYRLPLAVSIVLSGQYEDDQDNYEEVVYTGQGGNDLLGNKRQIKDQVMERGNLGLKNCMEQSVPVRVTRGHRCVNSYVGKVYTYDGLYRVVNYWAEKGISGFTVFKYRLKRVEGQPVLTTNQVHFTRGCIPNSISEIRGLVCEDISGGLEDIPIPATNLVDDPPVAPTGFTYSKHIICAKGIKLPSASTGCKCRGSCLDPRICSCAKLNGSDFPYVHKDGGRLIEPKAVVFECGPNCGCGPACVNRTSQKGLRYRLEVFRTPNKGWGVRSWDYIPSGATICEYIGFLMKTDLIDPAAENSYVFDIDCLQTMKGLDGRERRLGEVSLPGSWQKDVEKTSDGGPEYCIDAVSVGNVARFINHSCQPNLFVQCVLSSHHDIGLARVVLMAADNIPPLQEFTYDYGYVLDSVMDRDGKVRQMACHCGAADCRRRLY, encoded by the exons ATGGTGGTTGCCGAGCTTTCCGGTCACAACAATGACTGCACAGAAGTGGTGGTTCCAAGACGTTGCAGTGCTAGAATCAAGACCTTGCAGAGTCAGCAGGAAGCTCAGCGAACACGGTGCCGCTCCAACGACGACAGAGCTCTTGAGAAGAAAGCAAAGGCTCATAAGGCGAGAAAGGCGGATACTCCTGCTACGACGCCACAAGCTATTGATAATGACGTCACGGTGACCAATACTCCAAATGATTGCACCAACGATCATCATCATCCTGTTGCTGAAGCCTCCCAGAGTCAGAGTCCCCATGTTAACGGGGATGGGACTGAGAAAAGTGCGCATCTAAGGGTAACAGAGACTGTTCGCAGATTTAACAAGCATTATCTCCATCTCGTTCAG GAAGAGGAGATAAGATGTAGAAGAGTTCAAGATGAACAGAAAACAAAGAAGCATTCAAAATCTAAG GAAGCTGAAGATGATGGTAAACGCAGTTCCAAGCGCCCTGATCTAAAAGCAATTTCTAAG ATGATATTGGCAAAGGAGGTTTTGAATCCTGAGAAAATTGGCTCCATTCCAG GCATTGATGTTGGTCATCAATTCTTTTCGCGTGCGGAGATGGTCGTTGTTGGATTCCATAACCATTGGCTAAACGGCATTGATTATGTTGGCCAAACTGCTGGGAAAAAAGGG GAGTACAGAGGCTACAGATTGCCCCTTGCTGTATCTATTGTCCTATCAGGGCAGTACGAGGATGACCAGGACAACTATGAAGAGGTTGTCTATACTGGTCAAGGTGGAAATGATCTACTTGGTAACAAGCGCCAAATAAAGGATCAAGTCATGGAACGGGGTAATCTAGGGCTCAAG AATTGTATGGAGCAATCTGTCCCTGTTAGGGTTACACGTGGACATCGGTGTGTGAATAGTTACGTTGGAAAGGTTTACACCTATGACGGCTTGTATAGG GTTGTAAATTACTGGGCAGAGAAGGGTATTTCTGGATTCACCGTTTTTAAATACCGATTAAAACGTGTTGAGGGTCAACCTGTGTTAACCACCAACCag GTACATTTTACTCGAGGCTGTATTCCCAACTCCATTTCTGAAATACGAGG GTTGGTATGTGAGGACATTTCTGGTGGACTGGAGGATATTCCTATCCCGGCAACCAATTTAGTTGATGATCCACCGGTAGCACCGACAG GTTTCACTTATAGCAAGCATATTATTTGCGCCAAAGGTATAAAGCTCCCTTCAGCTTCCACAGGATGCAAGTGTCGTGGTTCATGTCTTGATCCAAGAATTTGTTCTTGCGCTAAACTCAATGGTTCTGATTTTCCCTATGTTCACAAAGATGGTGGAAG ACTTATTGAGCCAAAGGCTGTTGTTTTTGAATGTGGTCCAAATTGTGGATGTGGACCTGCCTGTGTCAACCGCACTTCTCAGAAAGGATTGAGATATCGGCTTGAG GTTTTTCGTACTCCAAACAAGGGCTGGGGTGTGAGATCATGGGATTATATACCTTCTGGAGCAACCATTTGTGAATACATTGGTTTTCTAATGAAGACAGATCTGATTGACCCTGCAGCAGAAAACAGCTATGTTTTTGACATTGATTGCTTGCAAACAATGAAAGGGCTGGATGGGAGGGAG AGACGGTTGGGTGAGGTTTCTTTGCCAGGATCCTGGCAGAAGGATGTTGAGAAGACTTCAGATGGAGGGCCAGAGTATTGCATTGATGCAGTCTCTGTTGGCAATGTTGCGAGGTTTATTAATCATAGTTGTCAACCTAATTTATTTGTTCAATGTGTGTTAAGCTCCCATCACGACATTGGCTTGGCAAGAGTGGTTCTAATGGCAGCTGACAACATACCACCTCTGCAG GAATTCACATATGATTATGGCTATGTGCTGGATAGTGTTATGGATCGTGATGGCAAGGTTAGACAAATGGCTTGCCACTGCGGTGCTGCTGATTGTCGTAGGCGTTTGTATTAA